One Desulfobacterales bacterium genomic region harbors:
- a CDS encoding CDP-alcohol phosphatidyltransferase family protein, whose translation MPDKNAPPPRLHLPNLLSCFRLVAAPGLLYLAWTGEQGPFLTLLGASLLSDAVDGFLARKMGMVSELGARLDSWGDLAMYMTALLGAWWLWPEVITREIFFVMLAVSSYLIPLLFGFFKFKRLPSYHTWAGKTAALLTAPALLVLLITDIGWPFRSAAIVCALAAGEEIAITLRLRQWQCDIPSLWHLVRQGPDRKKHSQG comes from the coding sequence ATGCCGGACAAAAACGCGCCGCCTCCCCGGCTGCACCTGCCCAACCTGCTGAGCTGCTTCCGCCTGGTTGCCGCGCCAGGACTGCTCTATCTTGCCTGGACCGGAGAGCAGGGACCTTTTCTGACCCTTCTTGGGGCATCACTTCTGTCTGACGCGGTTGACGGCTTCCTGGCCCGGAAAATGGGGATGGTCTCCGAGTTGGGCGCCCGGCTCGACAGCTGGGGCGATCTGGCGATGTATATGACCGCCCTGCTGGGCGCCTGGTGGCTATGGCCGGAGGTCATCACCCGGGAAATATTTTTTGTAATGCTGGCGGTCAGCAGCTACCTGATACCGTTGCTGTTCGGTTTTTTCAAGTTCAAGCGGCTGCCCAGCTATCATACCTGGGCCGGCAAGACAGCAGCACTGTTGACGGCCCCGGCCCTGCTGGTTCTGTTGATCACCGACATCGGCTGGCCGTTTCGTAGCGCCGCGATCGTCTGCGCCCTGGCCGCGGGCGAAGAGATTGCGATCACCCTGCGACTCCGGCAATGGCAATGCGATATCCCCTCCTTATGGCATCTTGTCCGGCAGGGGCCAGACCGGAAAAAACACTCGCAAGGATGA
- a CDS encoding ATP-binding protein, producing MSVSENAAPRLYNSRIPSTYIKLVRGKYGYIDINELLRSAGIEPHQVEDEGHWFTQEQINRFHEQLQILTGNKNIAREAGLYSASPGDVGGIKQYILGLASPATAYGLMGKFAGKVIRSSTYHSKKIGPCKVEIKVTANAGVREEPFQCENRKGYLEAFSKLFNYKLPRIEHPECMFKGGSCCRYIVSWQKSPSDLLKKIRNIALPALAGLSLWSVLVPELNTMAVVLGSVSLISILGWYAEYLNSRELGAAVTVLGESSDKLFEQINQNYDNALMINEVGQALNMEADIDGVLDKICVILEKRLDYDRGLFMLANHAGTRLSFRTGYGHTDEQLAIIKKIAFHLDKAESRGIFTVAFKEQRAVLMNDIDDYRNVLSPRSREFARRLGVKALICCPIIYGDKSRGVLAVDNVKTKRPLLQQDMNLLMGVAAQVGSRLHSLMLEVQLRQTQKLEAVGSLAGGIAHDFNNLLTTILGYSELITRKLPPDHPLLHMAEAIHQDGQRAADLTRQLLAFSRKQVMEMKVSNLNLIINDTARMLGRLIGEDIALELFPAEKIGNIMADVSQVEQILMNLVVNARDAMPNGGHLTIETAEVILDQGYTLHHQGVKPGAYVVLIVTDTGEGISPEVQEKIFEPFFTTKMIGKGTGLGLSTIYGIVRQHNGHIYVYSEPGKGTTFKIYLPVVKRPLEKTEKIETREMPAGTETLLIVDDDPAVRNLVFDTLAPLGYTLMSAASGEEALDLCSSTSSRIDLVLSDVVMPGMNGLRMIEQLKRHRPEMKAVLMSGYTDNIVVKRGVLKPGIIFISKPLQPVALANKLRTVLDNAT from the coding sequence AGAAAATGCTGCCCCCCGTTTGTACAACAGCAGAATTCCCAGCACCTATATCAAGCTGGTCCGCGGCAAATACGGTTACATAGATATCAACGAGCTGTTACGCTCCGCCGGCATTGAACCCCATCAGGTCGAGGATGAGGGACACTGGTTCACCCAGGAGCAGATCAACCGTTTTCATGAGCAGCTGCAGATCCTGACCGGCAATAAAAACATTGCCCGGGAGGCAGGCCTCTATTCAGCCTCGCCCGGGGACGTGGGCGGGATCAAGCAGTATATCCTCGGCCTGGCCAGCCCGGCCACCGCCTACGGGCTGATGGGCAAATTCGCCGGCAAGGTCATCAGATCCTCCACCTATCACTCGAAAAAAATCGGCCCCTGCAAGGTTGAAATAAAGGTAACTGCCAATGCGGGGGTCAGGGAAGAACCGTTCCAGTGCGAGAACAGAAAGGGATACCTTGAGGCCTTCTCCAAACTGTTCAACTACAAGCTGCCCAGGATCGAACATCCTGAGTGCATGTTCAAGGGCGGCAGCTGTTGCCGCTATATTGTTTCCTGGCAAAAATCCCCCTCGGATCTGCTGAAGAAGATCAGAAACATCGCCCTGCCGGCCCTTGCCGGCCTCAGCCTGTGGTCCGTCCTTGTCCCGGAGCTGAACACCATGGCCGTTGTACTCGGTTCGGTTTCATTGATTTCAATCCTGGGCTGGTACGCCGAATATCTGAACTCCCGGGAACTGGGGGCCGCGGTCACCGTGCTCGGTGAATCATCGGACAAGCTGTTTGAACAGATCAACCAGAACTACGACAATGCCCTGATGATCAACGAGGTCGGCCAGGCCCTGAATATGGAAGCGGATATCGACGGGGTACTGGACAAGATATGCGTTATCCTGGAAAAACGGCTGGACTATGACCGCGGTCTGTTCATGCTCGCCAATCACGCCGGCACCAGGCTCTCTTTCCGGACCGGCTACGGTCATACCGACGAGCAGCTCGCTATTATAAAAAAGATCGCCTTTCACCTGGACAAAGCGGAGTCCAGGGGGATATTCACCGTGGCCTTCAAGGAACAACGCGCCGTGCTGATGAACGACATCGATGATTACCGGAACGTCCTGTCACCGCGCAGCCGCGAATTCGCCCGCAGACTGGGGGTCAAGGCCCTGATCTGTTGTCCGATTATCTACGGCGACAAATCCCGGGGCGTCCTGGCGGTTGACAATGTCAAGACTAAAAGGCCCTTGCTGCAGCAGGATATGAACCTGTTGATGGGCGTTGCCGCCCAGGTGGGCTCGCGGCTCCACAGCCTGATGCTCGAGGTCCAGCTCCGCCAGACCCAGAAACTGGAGGCGGTGGGAAGCCTGGCCGGCGGGATAGCCCATGATTTCAACAACCTGTTGACCACCATCCTTGGATACAGCGAGCTGATCACCCGCAAACTTCCACCGGATCATCCCCTCCTCCATATGGCCGAGGCCATCCACCAGGACGGCCAACGGGCCGCGGACCTCACCCGCCAGCTGTTGGCCTTCAGCCGCAAGCAGGTGATGGAGATGAAGGTGAGCAACCTGAACCTGATCATCAACGATACGGCCAGGATGCTCGGCCGGCTGATCGGCGAGGATATCGCGCTGGAACTCTTCCCGGCCGAAAAAATCGGCAACATCATGGCCGATGTCAGCCAGGTGGAACAGATCCTGATGAACCTGGTGGTTAACGCCCGGGACGCGATGCCCAACGGCGGCCACCTGACCATTGAGACCGCCGAGGTAATCCTTGACCAGGGATACACTCTTCACCATCAGGGGGTGAAGCCCGGCGCCTATGTCGTCCTGATCGTAACCGACACCGGCGAGGGGATCAGCCCGGAGGTTCAGGAAAAGATATTTGAACCCTTTTTCACCACCAAGATGATCGGCAAGGGCACCGGCCTGGGGCTGTCCACGATCTACGGCATTGTCAGGCAACATAACGGCCACATCTACGTTTACAGCGAACCGGGCAAGGGAACCACCTTCAAGATATATCTTCCGGTAGTCAAGCGACCCCTTGAAAAAACAGAGAAGATCGAGACAAGGGAGATGCCCGCCGGCACGGAGACGCTCCTGATCGTGGACGACGATCCAGCGGTGCGCAACCTGGTTTTCGACACCCTGGCCCCCCTGGGATACACCCTGATGTCAGCCGCCTCCGGCGAGGAGGCCCTGGACCTCTGCAGCAGCACCTCCTCAAGGATAGACCTGGTCTTAAGCGACGTGGTGATGCCCGGCATGAACGGCCTGCGGATGATCGAGCAACTCAAACGCCACCGCCCGGAGATGAAGGCGGTACTCATGTCCGGGTATACCGACAACATCGTGGTCAAGCGCGGGGTGCTGAAACCAGGAATAATCTTCATCAGCAAACCGCTCCAGCCCGTTGCCCTGGCCAACAAGCTCCGGACCGTGCTGGACAATGCAACATAA